The stretch of DNA TAAAGCCACaagaaaattattcataagaaaatatttaatatgaatAATGAAAATCCTAGGCCCTCGTTTTTCATCATTGGTCTCTCCACAAGCTTTGAAGTTTTTCATCATTGTTTCCAAAAACATGTTCgaattctgaaaaaaattccgatccgttttcatccctacgtATGTATGACTTACTTAAAATGATGATAGGGAgtaaatatgacatttttgttttggtacAACCAAAAAGCTCCACCATGTATATTGGGATGTCTGCCTTTTAGTGAGATGAGGTTTCTCTATGTATTCTGCCTGCTCCATTAGTGTCGTGTCCTTTACTTCCAAGCAGTTAGGTCTAAACGTCGCTATGTGTTATGTCTTGGCAATCCTATAGGGGATATAGGGGATGAAAACCACCTGTACCGTTTTCATTTTCGATAATGCACGATTATGCTTTCGTATCCAAGGTTTTCCGTTTCCGGTTccgaaaaaatatgaaaacgaaAACGGCATAGGTGGTTTCCATCCGTTTCCGATCTGTTGTAATCCCTACTGATCAGTTCCTCGGTTCCTTACAAATGATGAACATTGGTCTTTTTTTGCTCTATTTCTGGAGTAGTCAAAGACTGGTAGTGACAAATGACATCATTGGTCTCTCCTGTATTGGTGTCAAAGTGTCAAACCTTTGGTCAGTCTTCACCAGTCGATATCGGATGAAAATTTcttgtttatttaaattgtaCCTTGTGTAAATAAGCAAATAAACCGGATGTTGACGGAAAATCAGTTGGTGTCTGTATGAGCTTATTTAACAAAGGGTGGTGGCTTATTTGCTTTCCAATTACCATGTAAAGCCACaagaaaattattcataagaaaatatttaatatgaaggataaaaatCCTAGGCCCTCGTTTTTCATATATCATTGGTCTCTCCACAAGCGTTGAATAATCGTCGCAGCAAACGGCGgtccaaaataaaactttgataatGAAAGATGGTATAAAGTACAATTCTCTCCAAAATATTAGTGAAAGGAATGATCGGCGCAGTACAGGTTTAAACATTAGTCGGTACATACGATATTTAAAACTCGAAAGAACTACAGTTTGCAGCAGTTATTCACAGCACAAATTGAAACATCGATTTAATGTACCAAATcttctttaaaaatttatgcaaAAGAGGTTTCAAAAATTCGACAACAAGAGTATGTTGAATGCAATCCATAACCAaatgagatttgcttcggtcaAACAAAgagtatcttaaggtatcaaTACCttacggtaccaaatcgtttctcaccattggatcttaATAAGCAGGATGGACATGGTTAGATCCAACAATCAGAAACGAATTAGTACATCATAcgtcgagatactttttattgaacTGAAGCGAATCTCTAACAAAACAGAGCACACGTTTACATATAGATCATCCCTGCGTGAGAGGATTGAGAACCAGCCCAGCCAACCTCCAGCACATCGCCCTGGCTCTATGAGAGTTGCTTGCGATTTCATGCCTATCCTAGCcatgctgctcctcctcctcctgctgctccaGTCCACGATCATGGTTGATGCCGGTACGAACTCCTCAGCTTGCCTTCCAGGCCATGCCGCGGCGCTGCTCCAGCTGAAGCGATCCTTCAACACCACCGTCGGTGAGTACTCCGCCGCCTTCTGGTCATGGGTCGCCGGAGCAGACTGTTGCGGCTGGGAGGGCgtccggcgcggcgacgacgacggccgcgtcACCTCCCTCGACCTGGGCGAGCGTCAACTGCAGGCCACAGCTTGTGACGACGCACTCTTCAGACTCACTTCCCTCCGGTACCTGGACCTGTCTTGGAACGACTTCAGTGAGTCCCAGCTCCCAGCTACCGGCTTCGAACTGCTCACCGAGCTCACCCACCTTGACCTCTCCAACACCAACTTCGCCGGCCCGGTGCCCGCCGGCATCGGCAGCATCACGGGGCTGGCCTACCTTGACCTGTCCACCACATTCTTCGAAGCCGAGATGGACGAGGATTACAGCGTCATGTACTACAACTCAAACACGATGTCACCGCTCTTCGAGCCGAGCTTGGAGGCCATGCTCGCAAACCTCACCAACCTGGAGGAGCTTCGCCTGGGCATGGTGAACCTGTCCCAGAATGGCGAACGGTGGTGCGACGCCATGGCTAGGCGGTCCCCGAAGCTTGAGGTTATCAGCATGCCGTACTGCTCACTCTCCGGCCCCATTTGCCGATCGCTCTCGGAGCTGCGTTCACTTGCAGTGATCGAGCTGCACTACAATCATCTGTCCGGCCCAGTTCCTGAATTCTTGGGCACTCTCTCCAACCTAAGTATTCTTCAGCTTTCAAACAACAAGTTTGAAGGATGGTTCCCTCCCAGTATCTTCCAGCATGAGAAATTAACAGCCATTAACCTCACCAAAAATCTTGGAATCTCCGGAAATTTGCCCAATTTCTCAGGTGACAGTAGTTTACAGAGTATATCTGTCAGCAACACCAACTTCTCTGGCACAATTCCAAGTTCTATCAGCTACCTCAAATCTCTGAAGGAGTTGGCCCTTGGAGCTAGTGGATTCTCTGGAGTGCTGCCATCTTCCATCGGTGAGTTGAAATCTTTAGATTCGCTAGAGGTGTCTGGGTTACAGTTAGTAGGATACATGCCATCATGGATCTCAAACCTGACTTCTCTTACTGTTCTTAAGTTCTTCAGATGTGGCTTGTCTGGACCCATACCATCTTCCCTAGGGTActtaacaaaattaacaaaattgGCACTGTACGATTGCCAGTTTTCAGGCGAGATACcttcattaatatttaatttgactCAGTTGCAAACCCTCCTGCTCCattcaaacaatttttttggaacaGTGGAACTAACCTCATACTCGAAACTGCAAAATCTGTCTGTCCTGAATCTCTCAAAGAATAAACTAGTTGTGACGGATGGACAAAACAGTTCATCAGCACTGTCGTATCCTGGTATTAACTTCTTACGTCTAGGATCTTGCAGCATATCTAGCTTTCCTAAAATCTTGAAGCATCTTCCTGAGATTTCTAGTCTTGACCTTTCATATAATCAGATTGAAGGTGCAATACCTCAGTGGGCATGGGAGACCTGGACcgctgactttttcttcctgaACTTGTCACACAATAAGTTTACAAATATTGGAACCAAACCTTTACTTCCTCTGTACATTGAATACTTTGATCTCAGCTTTAACAATTTTGAAGGAGACATACCAATACCCAAAGAAGGAAGTGTCGCTCTTGATTACTCGACCAACCAGTTCTCATCTATGCCGCCGAATTTTTATACTTACCTTACAAATACAGTAATTTTCAAGGCTTCCAGCAATAACCTCAATGGAAACATTCCACCAACGATTTGTGGTGCAATTGAGAGTTTACAAATTATTGATCTCTCTTACAACAACTTGACTGGTTCAATACCATCATGTCTGATGGAGGATTTAGGTGCACTACAAGTTTTAAgtctaaaagaaaatcagcTTGCTGGGGAGTTACCTGATAATATCAAGGAAGGTTGTGCATTGAGTGCAATAGATTTCAGCGGCAATTTCATTCAAG from Oryza brachyantha chromosome 12, ObraRS2, whole genome shotgun sequence encodes:
- the LOC102707727 gene encoding receptor-like protein 7, whose protein sequence is MDMVRSNNQKRISTSYVEILFIELKRISNKTEHTFTYRSSLRERIENQPSQPPAHRPGSMRVACDFMPILAMLLLLLLLLQSTIMVDAGTNSSACLPGHAAALLQLKRSFNTTVGEYSAAFWSWVAGADCCGWEGVRRGDDDGRVTSLDLGERQLQATACDDALFRLTSLRYLDLSWNDFSESQLPATGFELLTELTHLDLSNTNFAGPVPAGIGSITGLAYLDLSTTFFEAEMDEDYSVMYYNSNTMSPLFEPSLEAMLANLTNLEELRLGMVNLSQNGERWCDAMARRSPKLEVISMPYCSLSGPICRSLSELRSLAVIELHYNHLSGPVPEFLGTLSNLSILQLSNNKFEGWFPPSIFQHEKLTAINLTKNLGISGNLPNFSGDSSLQSISVSNTNFSGTIPSSISYLKSLKELALGASGFSGVLPSSIGELKSLDSLEVSGLQLVGYMPSWISNLTSLTVLKFFRCGLSGPIPSSLGYLTKLTKLALYDCQFSGEIPSLIFNLTQLQTLLLHSNNFFGTVELTSYSKLQNLSVLNLSKNKLVVTDGQNSSSALSYPGINFLRLGSCSISSFPKILKHLPEISSLDLSYNQIEGAIPQWAWETWTADFFFLNLSHNKFTNIGTKPLLPLYIEYFDLSFNNFEGDIPIPKEGSVALDYSTNQFSSMPPNFYTYLTNTVIFKASSNNLNGNIPPTICGAIESLQIIDLSYNNLTGSIPSCLMEDLGALQVLSLKENQLAGELPDNIKEGCALSAIDFSGNFIQGHLPRSLVACRNLEILDIGNNEISDSFPCWMSKLSDLQVLVLQSNKSIGEILDLSDNRDVNNCQFPKLRIADIASNNFSGTLPEEWFKMLKSMRSRSDNQTLVMDHLYYHQRYKFTTAVTYEGSHITISKILKSHVLIDVSNNEFHGNIPASIEELVLLDELNMSHNVLTGPIPNQIGKLNNLKTLDLSSNKLCW